One stretch of Candidatus Binatia bacterium DNA includes these proteins:
- a CDS encoding alpha/beta hydrolase, with the protein MARVQTNGIELEYEVLGPTQGEPMVLIMGLGAQMILWRDDFCHMLAERGYRVIRFDNRDVGRSSWLDHLGLPNVMALMAAAATGQPVEAPYTLRDMAADTAGLLDALDIERAHIVGASMGGMIAQTFAIDYPQRTLSLTSIMSSTGDPTLPPPKPEAMSALLAPQPTSREEAIERGVAIFRTIGSPKYFDEVEIRELAARSFDRGINPAGVMRQLAAILASGNRTEALRRVEVPALVIHGRSDPLVPFAAGEATARALPRAKLLAFDDMGHDMPRPLWPQMVEAIHEVAQQRRH; encoded by the coding sequence ATGGCGCGCGTGCAAACGAACGGCATCGAACTCGAGTACGAAGTGCTCGGGCCGACACAAGGGGAACCGATGGTCCTGATCATGGGGCTGGGCGCGCAAATGATTTTGTGGCGCGACGATTTTTGCCACATGCTCGCCGAGCGCGGCTATCGCGTGATCCGCTTCGATAATCGCGATGTCGGCCGCTCGAGTTGGCTGGACCATCTGGGGCTCCCCAACGTAATGGCTCTCATGGCGGCGGCCGCCACCGGGCAACCGGTGGAAGCTCCCTATACCTTGCGGGACATGGCGGCCGACACTGCTGGATTGCTCGATGCGTTGGACATTGAACGCGCCCACATCGTGGGCGCCTCGATGGGCGGCATGATCGCGCAGACCTTTGCGATCGACTACCCGCAGCGCACGTTGAGCCTGACTTCGATCATGTCCAGCACCGGCGACCCTACGCTCCCGCCTCCCAAACCGGAAGCCATGAGTGCGCTCCTGGCACCTCAGCCCACTTCGCGAGAAGAGGCGATCGAACGCGGGGTGGCGATTTTTCGCACCATCGGAAGCCCCAAGTATTTCGATGAAGTGGAAATTCGCGAACTCGCAGCCCGGTCGTTCGATCGCGGCATCAACCCGGCCGGCGTGATGCGGCAGTTGGCTGCCATTCTTGCCTCCGGCAACCGCACGGAAGCATTGCGGCGGGTGGAAGTGCCCGCACTGGTGATTCACGGACGCAGCGACCCGCTCGTGCCCTTCGCCGCCGGCGAAGCCACCGCCCGCGCCTTGCCGCGCGCGAAACTGCTGGCATTCGACGATATGGGACACGACATGCCGCGGCCCCTCTGGCCCCAGATGGTCGAAGCCATCCACGAAGTCGCGCAGCAGCGCCGTCATTGA
- a CDS encoding ABC transporter substrate-binding protein: MLQRAVAILLAVIACASAWAGNATSEVCLATTTSVENSGLLGHLLPQFERSTGIRILVLPVGSGQALELAARGDVDVVLSHSPEQEEEALARGTVIEPRVVMENEFFLVGPASDPAHVRGFTDIAKAMAAIASQQRPFVSRGDRSGTHAMEVQLWKKMGVSPVTPWYWETGQGMGATLVTAKERGAYTLTDRATFATFRSREGLEVLVRDDPPLKNVYRVFLAQPSKRPQASWEAARQFALWLVSPAGQAAIASFRPFGEPLFVPAARSDSP; the protein is encoded by the coding sequence GTGTTGCAACGAGCTGTCGCGATCCTGCTGGCGGTTATCGCTTGCGCTTCAGCGTGGGCCGGTAATGCGACGAGCGAGGTTTGCCTGGCGACCACCACCAGTGTGGAGAACTCGGGCCTCTTGGGTCACTTGTTGCCGCAGTTCGAGCGCAGCACCGGTATTCGCATTCTCGTGCTGCCGGTGGGCAGTGGGCAAGCCTTGGAATTGGCGGCGCGGGGCGACGTGGATGTGGTTCTGTCGCACTCGCCGGAACAAGAAGAGGAAGCGTTGGCGCGCGGGACGGTCATCGAACCGCGGGTGGTGATGGAGAACGAGTTTTTCTTGGTTGGGCCCGCCTCCGACCCGGCGCACGTCCGCGGTTTCACGGACATTGCGAAGGCCATGGCGGCGATCGCCAGTCAGCAGCGCCCGTTCGTGTCGCGCGGCGACCGTTCCGGCACGCACGCAATGGAAGTGCAATTGTGGAAAAAGATGGGCGTGAGTCCGGTCACGCCCTGGTACTGGGAAACCGGCCAAGGCATGGGAGCCACACTGGTGACCGCAAAGGAGCGTGGTGCGTACACGCTGACGGATCGGGCGACCTTCGCGACCTTTCGCAGTCGGGAGGGTCTCGAAGTGCTGGTCCGCGACGATCCGCCTCTCAAAAACGTATACCGCGTCTTCCTCGCCCAACCCTCGAAACGCCCGCAGGCCAGTTGGGAGGCCGCACGCCAGTTCGCGTTGTGGCTGGTTTCGCCGGCAGGGCAAGCGGCCATCGCCTCGTTTCGACCATTCGGAGAACCGCTGTTCGTGCCGGCGGCTCGATCGGATTCCCCGTGA
- the ackA gene encoding acetate kinase, giving the protein MLGSDTQIGEFSFPTQCMPTRILVLNAGSSSLKFAVYNCEEELAAECEGNVQGVGGQSRARLVDRGRGQEVQYDLDTLDYEHALLWVLDWYEREFAGEPPAAVGHRIVHGGSRFSGPVVITAEVRRALGELSCWAPLHQPRCLEGVDLAARAWPHTLQVGSFDTAFHANQPRVARLFALPRAWVEAGVLRYGFHGLSFASVVRQLTALAPEQATGKCIVAHLGSGASLCAIAGGSSVATTMGLTPLDGVPMGSRPGSVDPGALLYLLRHGGMDLDELEHTLYHESGMKGLSGLTSDFRLLEASSLPAAREALELFVYRVQREVASLAGALRGLDVLVFTGGVGEHSATMRERICRGLEWLGVELDPEANRAGSGRISHARSSVATWVIPSDENGQIAREVYDQLCFRRRNQY; this is encoded by the coding sequence TTGCTCGGCTCGGATACTCAGATTGGGGAGTTTTCTTTCCCAACGCAGTGTATGCCCACACGAATCCTCGTTCTCAACGCCGGCTCTTCGAGTTTGAAGTTTGCCGTGTACAACTGCGAGGAAGAACTCGCGGCCGAGTGCGAGGGCAACGTTCAAGGAGTCGGAGGGCAATCGCGAGCGCGGCTCGTAGATCGCGGCCGCGGCCAAGAGGTCCAGTACGATCTTGACACGCTCGATTACGAACACGCTCTGCTGTGGGTTCTGGACTGGTACGAGAGGGAATTCGCGGGGGAGCCGCCTGCCGCGGTGGGTCACAGGATCGTGCACGGGGGGAGCCGCTTCTCCGGGCCAGTGGTGATCACCGCGGAGGTGCGGCGCGCGTTGGGCGAGCTCAGTTGTTGGGCTCCCTTGCATCAGCCCCGCTGTCTCGAAGGCGTGGATTTAGCAGCACGGGCCTGGCCGCATACCTTGCAGGTGGGGTCGTTCGATACCGCATTCCATGCGAATCAACCGCGTGTGGCGCGTTTGTTTGCCTTGCCCCGGGCGTGGGTCGAGGCGGGCGTTCTGCGCTATGGCTTTCACGGGCTGTCGTTCGCTTCGGTCGTCCGGCAACTCACCGCCCTGGCGCCAGAACAGGCGACCGGCAAATGCATCGTTGCACACTTGGGGAGCGGAGCCAGCTTGTGCGCCATCGCAGGAGGGAGTTCGGTGGCGACCACCATGGGCCTCACGCCCCTCGATGGAGTACCCATGGGGTCTCGCCCGGGCAGCGTGGACCCAGGAGCCCTCTTGTACTTGCTCCGCCACGGCGGGATGGATTTGGATGAACTGGAGCACACGCTGTATCATGAGTCGGGCATGAAGGGACTTTCCGGGCTGACCTCTGATTTTCGCCTGCTCGAAGCGAGTTCACTGCCTGCGGCTCGTGAGGCGCTCGAGCTGTTCGTGTATCGCGTGCAACGCGAAGTGGCTTCGCTAGCCGGTGCTCTTCGAGGCCTCGACGTCCTCGTGTTTACGGGTGGGGTGGGCGAACACTCGGCGACGATGCGCGAGCGCATCTGCCGAGGGCTCGAATGGCTCGGGGTCGAACTCGATCCCGAAGCGAATCGGGCGGGATCGGGTCGTATCTCCCACGCTCGCAGCTCTGTTGCTACATGGGTCATCCCGAGCGACGAAAACGGCCAAATTGCTCGCGAGGTTTACGATCAACTTTGCTTCCGTCGGCGCAATCAGTACTGA
- a CDS encoding UPF0016 family membrane protein, translated as MDWKLFASTFVAIFLAEIGDKTQLATLSLAAGGQSRWAVFAGAALALVATSAIAVLAGEAVSRFASPALLRRIAGVCFLLLGFWFLFGRGES; from the coding sequence ATGGATTGGAAGCTGTTCGCTTCGACCTTTGTGGCCATTTTTCTCGCCGAGATCGGTGACAAGACACAGCTCGCCACGTTGTCTCTCGCTGCCGGCGGGCAAAGCCGTTGGGCTGTATTTGCCGGGGCTGCTCTCGCCCTGGTGGCGACTTCGGCAATAGCGGTGTTGGCCGGAGAAGCGGTGTCGCGCTTTGCCTCACCGGCACTGCTACGCCGGATTGCAGGCGTATGCTTTCTCCTCCTCGGCTTTTGGTTCTTGTTCGGTCGCGGAGAGTCGTGA
- a CDS encoding hydrolase, with protein sequence MPEYSERFFRSGTLRIHFRDWGRADLPPLIIVHGLRDHSHSFDDLSRSLLDRFHVLALDLRGHGDSETTPYYAFGHFVLDLHNMVRALRLQKPVIVGHSLGGEIVAHYSGCFPDVPEKIVIIEGLGPPPIDMDQAVRRTVEGFARIDRAFAGHPGLPDLEAAYRRLRERNPRLPEAKARELAVLGTRAREDGTLEWKFDPMLATMAVTGPFHLEYSMAIWRHITAPTLIVHGAESGEFWRGKPGATYLEPWDLERRLACFRNHRFVEIPGAGHMVHFDRPRELVLAIREFLLGGR encoded by the coding sequence ATGCCAGAATACTCAGAACGATTTTTTCGCAGCGGCACCCTGCGCATCCACTTTCGCGACTGGGGCCGGGCAGACCTGCCGCCTCTCATCATCGTGCACGGATTGCGGGATCATTCCCATTCCTTCGACGATTTGTCGCGTAGCCTCCTCGACCGCTTCCACGTTCTTGCTCTCGACTTGCGCGGCCACGGGGACAGCGAAACCACCCCGTACTATGCGTTCGGCCATTTCGTTCTCGATTTGCACAACATGGTGCGCGCCTTGCGCTTGCAAAAACCCGTGATCGTTGGCCACTCGCTGGGGGGCGAGATCGTCGCGCATTACAGCGGGTGTTTTCCCGACGTGCCGGAGAAAATCGTCATCATCGAGGGGCTCGGGCCGCCGCCCATCGACATGGACCAAGCGGTTCGCCGTACGGTGGAAGGTTTTGCCCGCATCGATCGTGCGTTCGCAGGCCACCCTGGGCTTCCCGACCTCGAAGCCGCCTATCGCCGCCTGCGCGAGCGCAATCCTCGCCTGCCCGAGGCCAAAGCTCGGGAGCTGGCTGTGCTCGGTACGCGCGCTCGCGAGGACGGAACGCTCGAATGGAAGTTCGATCCGATGTTGGCGACCATGGCCGTCACTGGACCCTTCCATCTCGAATACAGCATGGCCATTTGGCGGCACATCACCGCACCCACTCTCATCGTGCATGGCGCCGAGTCGGGCGAATTTTGGCGCGGCAAACCCGGCGCGACTTACTTGGAACCGTGGGATTTGGAGCGGCGCCTCGCTTGTTTCCGCAACCACCGGTTCGTGGAAATCCCGGGAGCGGGCCACATGGTGCACTTCGATCGCCCGCGCGAGTTGGTGCTCGCCATTCGGGAGTTCCTGCTCGGGGGACGATGA
- a CDS encoding alcohol dehydrogenase yields MRAVVMRKQQLVVDEVPNPEPLEGEVLVRTLACGICGSDLHALQHADKLIAAARDTGAPFQLDLGRDVVMGHEFCCEVLDYGPRTPVSVPRGQRVVSMPLVFRSGGIQGIGYSNEVPGGYGEYMVLSASLLLPVPNGLPTEHAALTEPMAVGVHAVAKAHMQAWDCPIVIGCGPVGLAVIAALRLRGAEPIIASDFSPARRSLAAEMGAHCVVDPAEQSPFAAYREVAPGRPATVFECVGVPGILHDIFRQAPHGARVIVAGVCMEMDRIAPVYGINKELSVQFVLGYTPEEFAQTLRHIAEGEINVAPLVTGKVGLDEVPRAFAELSQPDRHAKILVVPGGL; encoded by the coding sequence ATGCGGGCCGTAGTGATGCGCAAGCAACAACTTGTGGTGGATGAAGTACCAAACCCCGAGCCGCTCGAAGGGGAGGTCCTCGTGCGTACGCTGGCATGTGGTATTTGTGGGTCCGACCTGCACGCCCTCCAACATGCCGACAAATTGATCGCTGCCGCACGCGATACGGGGGCTCCGTTTCAGCTCGACCTCGGTCGCGACGTCGTCATGGGACACGAATTCTGTTGCGAGGTTCTCGATTACGGGCCGCGCACGCCGGTAAGCGTCCCGCGCGGCCAGCGGGTCGTGTCCATGCCGCTGGTCTTTCGCAGTGGAGGTATTCAGGGCATCGGGTATTCGAACGAGGTTCCCGGCGGTTACGGGGAGTACATGGTCCTTTCTGCCTCGTTGTTGCTTCCGGTCCCCAACGGCCTTCCCACGGAACACGCAGCCCTGACCGAGCCCATGGCTGTCGGAGTTCATGCGGTTGCGAAAGCGCACATGCAAGCGTGGGACTGCCCTATCGTGATCGGTTGCGGTCCGGTCGGCTTGGCGGTGATCGCTGCGTTGCGGTTGCGCGGTGCGGAGCCCATCATTGCATCGGATTTTTCACCGGCGCGGCGGTCTCTGGCTGCGGAAATGGGTGCGCACTGCGTGGTGGATCCCGCCGAACAATCTCCCTTTGCAGCCTACCGGGAAGTTGCCCCAGGACGACCCGCGACCGTTTTCGAGTGCGTCGGTGTACCGGGCATTTTACACGACATTTTCCGCCAAGCCCCGCACGGAGCGCGCGTAATCGTCGCCGGCGTGTGCATGGAAATGGACCGCATCGCGCCCGTGTACGGCATCAACAAGGAACTCTCCGTCCAATTCGTGCTGGGCTACACGCCCGAAGAGTTCGCCCAAACCTTGCGGCACATTGCCGAGGGCGAGATCAACGTCGCTCCGCTGGTAACGGGAAAAGTCGGTCTCGACGAAGTGCCTCGAGCGTTCGCAGAACTCTCGCAACCCGACCGCCACGCGAAAATCTTGGTGGTGCCCGGCGGGCTTTGA
- the mutS2 gene encoding endonuclease MutS2, which translates to MRERDLEALEFPRVLQRLAAFARSPSGKQACLELRPHAAAEDAVEALAATAQLAALTADHGDLPLGEFPDIRASLLVAARPGWVLDGPSLVAIRQVLDAAEAARRFLRQHVRPYPALQPRLDRIAPLLELRNTLHRALDEHGQVTDDASDELSKVRNEIRHLRARLERRLQALLHEPHMQEFLADHFVTVRHNRYVLPIRSSHAARFEGVVQDRSSSGETTFIEPLFAVEANNRLMVAAKEEERLVRRILADLTDMVHSEQPALVATFEALTELDRLAAIVRYGRSYDGTIPEFGAADIELRSARHPLLLGQERTVVPVDLLLPQGKSILVITGPNTGGKTVALKTLGLLALMAQSGFLLPVAAGSRLPHFSHVFADIGDEQNLARNLSTFSAHVANLVDILAQATAPSLVLLDEPGVGTDPDEGAALAIGLLRSLARPGISLAVTSHYTPVKLFALAEPQCLAAAVDFDASALEPRYRLTYHSVGESLAFPIAARLGMPPAVLEAAALARSRHGQELAEALQRLEATRREYEEKAQRAEQARRAAEEARRTAERLVAEMNEKKRRHWSSELQEAREFLRQLRERGEELLAEMKRSQADRAQLRKFLQEEDRAIETVLRQWEPTLPVEQEVSVGDWVEVVGQGVRGRLAKLAGERAWIERGSMRFEVPRDRLRPLAMHDEAPVPRRQSETEIAGADELREVSLLGLRAREAVERLDRFLDQAVRAGATRVRIIHGVGSGALKRAVSEYLETSPYRVRFYAGAPEEGGAGVTIVEFEEPA; encoded by the coding sequence GTGCGCGAACGCGACCTCGAGGCCTTAGAGTTTCCGCGCGTTCTCCAGCGGCTCGCGGCATTCGCTCGTTCACCCTCCGGAAAGCAGGCGTGTCTCGAGCTCCGCCCACATGCCGCGGCCGAAGATGCGGTAGAGGCACTCGCCGCGACCGCCCAGTTGGCCGCGCTCACAGCGGACCACGGGGATCTCCCGCTGGGCGAGTTCCCCGATATCCGAGCCAGTTTGCTCGTTGCGGCTCGCCCGGGCTGGGTGCTCGACGGACCAAGCTTGGTAGCCATTCGGCAAGTGCTGGACGCAGCGGAAGCGGCACGAAGATTTTTACGCCAGCACGTGCGGCCCTATCCGGCATTACAACCCCGGCTCGACCGCATCGCCCCGCTGCTGGAACTCCGCAACACCTTGCACCGCGCTCTCGACGAGCACGGCCAGGTTACCGACGATGCGAGCGACGAACTTTCCAAGGTCCGCAACGAAATTCGCCATCTGCGTGCCCGCCTGGAACGTCGCCTACAAGCGCTGCTGCACGAGCCACACATGCAAGAATTTCTCGCCGATCACTTCGTGACCGTGCGGCACAACCGCTACGTTCTTCCGATTCGCAGCAGCCATGCGGCGCGATTCGAAGGCGTGGTACAAGATCGTTCGTCATCCGGAGAAACGACATTCATCGAGCCTCTCTTTGCCGTCGAGGCCAACAACCGCCTCATGGTGGCCGCCAAGGAGGAAGAACGGCTGGTGCGGCGCATCCTCGCGGATCTCACTGACATGGTGCATTCCGAGCAACCCGCCCTGGTCGCGACCTTCGAGGCTCTCACGGAGCTCGATCGGCTCGCGGCCATCGTTCGTTATGGGCGTTCGTACGACGGCACGATCCCCGAATTCGGTGCCGCAGACATCGAGCTGCGCTCCGCCCGCCACCCGTTGTTGCTCGGGCAGGAACGCACGGTGGTGCCGGTGGATCTTTTGCTCCCGCAGGGCAAAAGCATTTTGGTCATCACGGGTCCGAACACCGGCGGAAAGACCGTAGCCTTGAAAACCCTTGGTTTGCTCGCGCTGATGGCGCAAAGCGGTTTTCTTTTGCCGGTTGCCGCAGGTAGCCGCTTGCCGCACTTCTCTCACGTGTTTGCCGATATCGGCGACGAGCAAAACCTCGCGCGCAACCTCTCGACGTTTTCCGCTCACGTGGCCAACCTCGTGGATATCCTCGCTCAGGCCACCGCGCCGTCGTTGGTTCTGCTCGACGAACCCGGTGTGGGAACCGATCCGGACGAGGGCGCGGCATTAGCGATTGGCTTGCTTCGCAGCTTGGCCCGGCCGGGTATCTCGTTGGCCGTGACCTCGCACTACACGCCGGTGAAGCTGTTTGCTCTGGCCGAGCCGCAGTGCCTAGCTGCGGCGGTCGATTTCGACGCCAGCGCCCTCGAACCTCGTTACCGGCTCACGTACCACAGCGTGGGAGAAAGCCTGGCTTTCCCGATCGCGGCACGCCTAGGCATGCCTCCGGCGGTCTTGGAGGCCGCCGCCCTGGCTCGCTCCCGGCACGGTCAGGAGCTTGCCGAAGCCCTGCAGCGGCTCGAGGCGACCCGCCGCGAGTACGAAGAAAAAGCGCAACGAGCCGAGCAAGCGCGCCGTGCCGCCGAAGAAGCACGCCGCACGGCGGAGCGGCTGGTCGCCGAGATGAACGAAAAAAAACGGCGCCACTGGTCGAGCGAACTGCAAGAGGCGCGCGAATTTTTGCGCCAACTGCGCGAACGAGGAGAAGAACTTCTCGCTGAGATGAAACGCAGCCAGGCGGATCGCGCCCAACTGCGGAAGTTCCTCCAGGAGGAAGATCGAGCGATCGAAACCGTGCTGCGGCAATGGGAACCTACGCTTCCAGTGGAGCAAGAGGTCTCGGTCGGCGACTGGGTCGAAGTCGTCGGTCAAGGAGTGCGCGGGCGACTCGCCAAACTGGCCGGAGAACGCGCGTGGATCGAGCGCGGGAGCATGCGTTTCGAGGTGCCGCGCGACCGCTTGCGCCCGCTGGCCATGCATGATGAAGCGCCAGTACCCCGGCGCCAGTCGGAAACCGAAATCGCGGGAGCGGACGAGTTGCGCGAAGTGAGCTTACTCGGGTTGCGGGCGCGAGAGGCAGTCGAGCGCCTGGATCGCTTTCTCGACCAGGCCGTGCGCGCGGGAGCGACGCGGGTGCGCATTATCCATGGCGTTGGCAGCGGAGCCCTAAAACGCGCCGTGAGCGAGTACCTGGAGACGTCTCCCTACCGAGTTCGTTTTTACGCCGGGGCGCCGGAGGAAGGTGGGGCGGGAGTAACGATCGTGGAGTTCGAAGAACCGGCATGA
- the ispG gene encoding 4-hydroxy-3-methylbut-2-en-1-yl diphosphate synthase (flavodoxin) — protein MAVNGDSVPRKTMAVPVGGIVIGGGAPVVVQSMCATKTRDVDATVAQIHQLHAAGAGVVRIAVDNDPEVQALAEIRRQTPGIALSVDLQENYRLAARVAPYVDKIRYNPGHLHHLERDKSTREKVAWLVAIARDHGVALRIGVNCGSVAPEFLERFPHDPLEALVQSAAYHCDLMGELGFERFVVSLKDSDPRKVVVANERFATMQPQVPLHLGVTEAGMPPEGVIKTRLAFEPLLAKGIGETIRVSLTLPNARKHEEVLAGKQILADVAANRFISVPDFGRGLNIISCPSCSRVENERFVELAEQVREMTRYASAHRITIAVMGCRVNGPGETDDADLGLWCGPSTVNLKRGAQKVGTFSYSEVLPRLKLEVDRLIAERAAAGRDRAEAEA, from the coding sequence ATGGCTGTAAACGGCGACAGCGTGCCCCGCAAAACCATGGCGGTGCCAGTGGGTGGCATCGTCATTGGCGGAGGTGCGCCGGTTGTCGTGCAAAGCATGTGCGCCACCAAAACGCGCGACGTTGACGCAACCGTGGCCCAAATACATCAGCTTCACGCTGCGGGTGCCGGAGTGGTTCGCATCGCCGTGGACAATGATCCCGAAGTGCAAGCTCTGGCAGAGATCCGCAGGCAGACTCCAGGCATTGCCCTGTCCGTGGACCTGCAAGAAAACTATCGCCTCGCTGCCCGCGTAGCACCGTACGTGGACAAGATCCGTTACAACCCGGGCCACTTGCACCATTTGGAGCGCGACAAGAGCACACGAGAAAAGGTGGCGTGGCTCGTGGCCATCGCTCGCGATCATGGCGTCGCCTTGCGGATCGGAGTCAACTGTGGCTCTGTCGCCCCCGAGTTCCTGGAACGCTTCCCGCATGACCCCCTGGAAGCGTTGGTTCAGTCGGCGGCATACCATTGCGACCTCATGGGCGAACTTGGCTTCGAGCGTTTTGTGGTGTCGCTCAAGGACTCCGACCCGCGCAAGGTGGTCGTCGCCAACGAACGGTTTGCCACCATGCAACCACAGGTGCCCCTGCATCTCGGAGTCACCGAGGCGGGGATGCCTCCCGAGGGGGTAATCAAGACTCGGTTGGCGTTCGAGCCTCTGCTGGCCAAAGGCATCGGCGAGACCATTCGAGTCTCGTTGACTCTACCCAATGCCCGAAAACACGAGGAAGTGCTGGCCGGCAAGCAGATTTTGGCGGACGTCGCCGCGAATCGCTTCATATCGGTGCCGGACTTTGGTCGGGGGTTGAACATCATCTCGTGCCCGAGTTGCTCGCGAGTGGAAAACGAGCGCTTCGTCGAGCTGGCCGAACAAGTACGGGAAATGACCCGCTATGCGTCCGCTCATCGCATCACCATTGCCGTGATGGGCTGCCGGGTGAATGGTCCGGGCGAGACGGACGATGCGGATCTCGGCTTGTGGTGCGGGCCCAGCACGGTAAACCTGAAACGCGGAGCGCAAAAGGTGGGGACGTTTTCTTACAGCGAGGTCCTGCCGCGCCTCAAACTCGAAGTGGATCGGCTGATCGCCGAGCGTGCAGCGGCGGGCAGGGATCGTGCTGAGGCCGAGGCGTGA